Within Eggerthella sp. YY7918, the genomic segment GCTTCCCTTTGATATCCACGGCGGCGGCGGCGATTTGGTGTTTCCGCATCACGAAAACGAGCGCGCCCAGAGCGAAGCGGCGTGCGGTTGCACGTTCGCAAACCATTGGATGCACGGCGGTATGCTGCAGATCAACTCTGAGAAGATGAGTAAGTCGCTGGGCAACTTCAAGCTGCTGCGCGATGTGCTTGAGCATACCAGCCCCGAGGTGCTGCGCTTCCTTATGCTGCAGACGCACTATCGTAGTCCGCTGGACTTTTCGGATGAGCGTTTGACTGAAGCCGACGCTGCGCTCTGCCGCATTGGTAACGCCGTAAAAAATCTTGATTGGTTGCTGGAAAACGCCTCCGATATCCCCTCGCCGCTTGATATTCGTGCGCTTATGGCGCGCACGAAGGAGGCGAAGCTTGCATTTATTTTGGCGATGGATGACGACTTCAACACCTGCAAGGCGCTCGGTGAGGTGTTCGATTTCATCGCTGACGTGAATGCGCAAACTGTCGGCAAGAGCATTTCTGTTTCCGATGTGCCTGCGGTGCGCGACGCGCGCGAGCTTATTGTCGAGTTGATGGGTGTGTTTGGTATCGATCTTGCCGCGGTGAGCGGCAATGCGTGTGCGGCGGAGGCGTACCCCGCCGAGGTCATATCGCTCGCCGCCGAGATTGCCGGGTATACCGGCGCTGATGCCGCCGAGGCGGTAGAGGCGCTTCTGGCTGCCCGCGCCGATGCCCGCGCCGCCAAAGATTGGTCGCGCGCCGATGCCGTCCGCGACGGTCTCACCGATCTGGGCTTCACTATCGAAGACACCCCGCAAGGAGCGCGCGTAAGCTACGAGGGGTAGTGGGGTGAGATGATTGCGGGAAGGGGGCTGCTATAGATTGCGCCGATGAGAAAAAGGCAGAGAGCCTAGCTCAAAGACTCTGGTCCCGAATCCCTTCGACACCGTTTTACTTTATGGGGTTGGGGCTCATTCGAGCTTGGACCGGGATTATGTATGCAGAAGGAGCGGCGGAGTTTTCTTCGCAGCCGCATTCTTCCTACATGGCTTTTGATTTTGTGACGGCTTTTGTTCTGGTTGTGCTCGCCGCGCTTTCTTATCATGTTGCTCCGCTGTACCGTCGACGTTTTGTTATGCCGCTGACTGCTTTGCTTCTTGTTGTTTGCACGTTGCTAAACTTCTTACCTGTTTTTTCGCCCGCAAATTCGTATGTTTCGATGAATGCCATAGCTATTGTTTTCGGTGCTGTTGGGATCGCGCTATATCTTATGTTGTGGTCGGAACTTTACGGATGCATAGGTCCGCTTAAAGTGGCGCTATACTATGCTGCTGGAATAATGGTTAGTGCGCTTGTGCTATGGGTGTTGAAAAGCACATCCCTAATCTGTTTGTTTGTATGTATGTGCGTCCTGCCCATTATTCTCATGATCAGTCTCTGGCGTGCCTACGCCCATCTGTCTCTTGACGATGTGCCGAAAGCGCCGGTTGCAAAGTCTTCGTTTCCTTGGAAGCCTGCACTTGCAATGGCCGTTTACGCTTTTGCCAGAGGTATGCAGGTGAGCCTGTCGTCAGACGATGTTGGTGCAAGTTCGAGTATTGGGTTTTTCGGTGGCGCTTTGCTCGTCTATATTGGTATCGCTTGGAAGAGAGAGGACTTCAACTTCTCGTCTCTTTGGAAGATTGCCATGCCTCTTATGCTGCTCTCGCTCTTTCCCTGGGGACGCTTCCTTCCTTTTGGTAGCACGCTTTCAGGGACGTTGTCGCTTGCCGCTTATGCGCTCATGCTTATCTTGATGATGTCGATTCTTGGCAACATTTCCTACCGCTATGGCGTGTGTGCGTTATGGTTATTCGCTATCGAGAGAGCGACGAGGCTTGTTGCCGTTCAGCTTGGGGAACTGTGGGGCGGCAATCTCGGCGCTGCGACGATGCTGTCTCCTGAGGCTTCCCAAATAGTTGCTAATGTTGTGTTCGTCGTTCTCATTGTTATTACAGCGCTCATGTTTGCATCTGAGAGACAGATTGATTCGTCATGGGGAATCATTCTTAAAATGCCTATCTCTCGTGATACGAGCCTTGCGCTTGCGAAGACGCGTTTGGGTGTGCGCTGCCACGAGCTGGCGCAGAGTTATGAACTCACTGCCCGCGAAGAAGAGATACTACTGCTCATATTCCAGCAGAATAAACCACGCGATATAGCGCGTATTTTGCAAATTGAACTCAATACTGTCAACACTCATATCAAGCATGTTTACCAGAAACTCGGTACTCACTCGCGCAAGGAGACTCTCGCACTTTTAGGTATTGAATAGCCGACTCGTTCTCGCTTTTTCACTTCATTTCCCGTAACGGAAAATGTAAAAGACCGAGTACCTTTTGTAGGGCGACTCGGTCTGGGGCGGGCACTTGAAGGGATCGATCAGTTGCTAGATGATCGGGTCGTCGAACGTTCCCATAAGCGATTTCACAGCTAGAATGCCCCCAGTTACAGAGCGGGAGTTCGAGAATCCACCGAAACCGTTCACTGGATAGTCATAGCCGAAGAATGAACCCTGCACATTGCCAGCGGCATAGAGCTTTGGGATGGGTTCAAAATCCGTATTCAGTACTTGTAGATATTCATTACAAGTAAGTCCTTGGGCTGCAACGAGACGGGCGGGCATACGTTCCATTGCGTAGAATGGGGCATCCTTGATGCCATTCCAGCTGAAGACAGAGGCATCAACGGCATAGTCTTCGTCTATACCTTTATCTACTAGTTCGTTATAGCGATCAACTGTCTTTTTGACTGCGTCATAAGGTAGATTAGCAACTTCGCAAAGTTCTTCAAGAGTATCGGCTTTAAGGATGGCGCCGGCTTCTAGAGCTGTATCAAGCGCTTCTTGCGTGCCAGGCCGGCCTCCGTTCTTATAGTCAGTAGCGTGTTCCATTAGGTGGGAGTCGATGATCTGAAATGCTCGATGCTCAGGTTGGGCAGCAATAGCTGTTGAAATGTTCTGGAAGTTAACGTTTTCATTTGTGAAGCGTTCACCCTTGATGTTTACGTGCAGCCATGGAATTCCCGAGAAGGGTGAGTAAAAAGGAAGCCCGCTCGGATCGATGTGCATTTGTACGCCTGAAGGAGGATTGTCTATTGATGCACCAACCCAAAGACCCATTTTTAGCCCGTCTCCGGTGTTGCATGGTGCTCCGTGTCGCGTAGGGACACCTATCATCTCAGGACAAAACGCTTCGAGCATTTCTTCATCGTCCGAAATATCGCCAGTACAGAGTATGACACCCTTTGCGGCGTTCACTTTTACGTAACTGTCATCTTTCGCTTGCCCGAATACGCCGTTAATGGTTCCGTCGTTAGCTTGGATGAGCTGTACGGCTGGCGTGTCGTAGCGATAGGTTGCCGCCTCCTGCTCAGCGCGCGCAACAATGTTGTCGTGGAACTGCATCCATCCTTCATAGCGCGTGGCTATGTCGTCGTTGAGGATGAACTGGTATCGCACATGATCCCCGGATTTTGAAAACGTCGGTTTCGGTTCTGTAATAATGCTTGTTAGCCATGCATAAGCTGGGCCGGTTGCTTGCATGATGTTGCGCACTAGTTTTATATTCGCTTTTCCATCTGCATAGTCTGCATATTTTTGCAAGTCAACAAGCACATCGGTTTTGATACCCAGTTCATCTTCGTGTATGTCGTTCCAGATGCCGGAGGCTTGTCCATTTACCTGGTTTTTTGATCCCTTTTGCAATACAACGACCTTGAGTCCTTGCATGGTTGCATATAGGGCAGCGGGGTTTCCAGCTACGCCTGCACCTACAATACATACATCGCAATCAAGTGTTTCGGAAACCTGCGAATCGTCAATAGGCCTAGGCGCAATCGACCAGCTCCAGCGTCCCTGCGACGCGTCATCGCTCATCTCGTTCGCTTTGTCTGCCTGTGTTGGGGCGCAGGCAGACAAAGCTGCTCCGCCCGCTGTCAGGGCTCCAAGTGCTAACGATCCCTTAATAAAACTTCTTCTTGTGACCTCCATGTTTCACCTTCCTTGTCTCTTTATGCCTGCATACCAGATAATTCCAACCATATATTTCTGCGGTGTTCTGGACATCACCATTGATCGCGACGAAATTAGGTATCTTCTTCTATGACCTACCAAAAAACTGCATTTTTCTGGTGAGAAACGCTTCTGCCGGAATTTATTAGGGTTGGACGACCAGTTGTGAGTACTTGCGAGTTTGCGTACGACTTGACTGAGTAAGGCAAGTTTTGATGGCTAGATGATCTATAGCAAAAGGAACGGATGGTATCATGTTTTGCATATTGACAGAAGGTGGTCATACGACGTGTTAGTTTCAGCGAATAGAGGCTTGGCGGAAGAGCTAGACGTTGCTTCTTCGGTGATGTCTTTGAGACCGAGCATTCCTGAACTGCTTGCCCCTGCAGGGGGACGGGTGCAGTTGGAGGCGGCGTTGCGCTTTGGGGCCGATGCGGTCTATCTGGCGACCGATCGCTTCGGGCTGCGGCAACGTGCCGAGAATTTTGCACTTGAAGAAATTCCTGCAGCGGTGGACTACGCCCACGCAGCGGGCGCAAAGGTGTATGTGACGCTCAATGCCATCATGGATGCCGACGATCTTGAGGTTCTGCCTGCGCATATGGAGGCGCTTGCGGCGGCTAAGGTCGATGCATTCATCGTAAGCGACCTCGGCGCGTTGCGCCTTGCGAAACGCCATGCCCCGCAGATGGCGTTGCATGTAAGCACCCAGGCGTCGGTGAGCAATGCTGAAGCGGCTTGCGCCTGGTATGAGTTGGGTGCGAGCCGCGTGGTGTGTTCCCGTGAAATGAGCGTTGATGATATCGCCCGCATGCGCGCCGCAACGCCGCGCGAGTTGGAGCTGGAAGCATTCGTGCACGGTGCGATGTGTATGGCGGTGTCTGGTCGCTGTCTGCTCAGTTCGGCCATGACGGGGCGCTCGGGCAACAAGGGTCACTGCACCCAGCCTTGCCGTTGGAGCTACGCTCTTGTTGAAGAAAAGCGTCCTGGCGAGTTCTTCCCGGTGGAAGAGGATACGCGCGGAACATATGTCATGAACGCGCAGGATCTCAACATGATTGCACATCTGGACGATCTTGCTGCAGCCGGGGTGGATTCGTTTAAGATCGAAGGCCGCAACAAGAAGGCGTTTTACGTAGCGACGGTCGTGCATGCCTACCGCGCGGTGCTCGACGGGGCCGACCCCGCTGAAGTGGCACCTGAGCTACTGACCATTTCCCATCGTCCCTATTCGACGGGGTTCTACTATGGTCAAGCTGATCAATCGCCCGACTGCGATGGCTATATGAGAGAATGCTTGCATGCTGCCACGGTCCTGTCCTGCGATGCGACGGGAGAGGGGCACTGGCGTGCCACCGTCAGGTGTTTCAACCGCTTCTGCGAGGGCGACAGTCTTGAGGTTCTTTCTCCCCAGCGTCCTCTTTTCGAGGCGACCGTGCGCAACCTTGCGTGGCTTCCCAATGGTGGCGTGGGAAGCACCGCTCCGTCGCCCCAGCCGACTGCGGTCGCGAATCGCTCGGCCATGTGCTATGCCTTCGACACCACCACTGCTTTGCACGTGGGCGACATTCTGCGCATGCGCGTTGCTTCCGAATAAGCGGATAGCGTACCTCGGTGAATCTGAAGCGATAGGGTACTGCTAAGTGGCCGTAACGGCTTTTCGAGGGCGCCGCGCTACACTTGAATGCATCTTACGAACGGAACGAAAGCAACGCTTCCGAAGAAAGCGAGGTGCATTATGCCTAATCATGCCTATCGTGCTACGACGGCGCCAGGAGTTGTCCAGCGCGCCCGCAGCACAAAAACCGGCCGAAAACTTGAGCGTGGCGGCTATCTGACCGCCGAAGTGGTGGCGGTGTGGATAGCCTATTTCTTTACCATTATCGGCAATGCCATTATCGAAGGGGGTCAGGTGGGCGGTACGACGTCGGCAACCGTGGCCTATGGTGTCTTCACATGGTTTACGCCTGCTGGCTATGTGTTTGCCATCTGGTCGCTTGTCTATGTGGCGCTCATCTTTTGGCTGGTGGCCTTTACGCGTCAGGCCCCGATGCGCTCCAAGCGGTTGAGTACGACTGCGATTCTGTTCATAGCGAGTAGCGTGCTCAATGTTCTGTGGCTCGCGCTCTGGCACTTTGAGCTCGTGGCGCTGTCGTTTATCGTCATTTTGGCGGAGTGGGCAGTTCTGGCCGCGCTGTACTTCAATGTGCGACAGACAGCAAAGACGGCATCGGGCTGGGTTCCCATTTCTATCTACACCGCGTGGGTGACAGTGGCAACTCTTGCAAACATGGCTATTCTCATTACGCGTCTTCTTGACGGCGGCGTAGCATTCTTCAATGGGCTCTCCGTCATTGCTCTGACGGCGGGCGTGCTCGTTTTGGGCTATGTGATGAAGCGTAGTTACAACGATGCTGTGTTCCCTCTCGTGTTTTTATGGGCGCTTATCGGCGTAGGCATTCACGTGGCCGAGGTATCGTGGTTCGTCGCGACCATCGTCTTTTTGCTGTGCATCGCGGGTGCAGTGGTGACTTTTGTCCCGCTGGCCAAGGTGCGTGCAGCACTGCGAAGCTAAGGCAAAAGGAGGCTGGCACTCTCATTGGCTAAGGATTCTGCTTTTTCCCATACCACCCGCCATGACTTCTTGCTATGATAAGCGTCAAGAGAAACCCGGATGAAAGGGGTCGTTTATGGGAACGAAAGCTGCTGAGGCGCTCGAAATATCTTTCGACGAGCTGCCAACCTACTTGCATGCGAAGCACTCCGTGTACATGGAAGTTGACGGCGCAACGTATTACCTTACCGATGTGAACGATCGGTACTGGCGAGCCCAGGATACGACCCAGTTCAACGACAAGGGCCACTATGTGGATGCGAGCGAACTCGTGCCGACGGTGAGTGAGTTTTTGACGCTTCCCTTTGTGGACGGAAAGTCGGTTACCGACGTGTTTGACCAGGCGACGTTCTACGCTTCGGAGAAAAAAGAATAAGACAGACGGCGGCCGCGTCACGCGGCCGCTGCTTTTTTATCTGCTCGGTGTGCCGATGACTGCGCGATCTCGTGAAGTTGTTTTGCGCGAGTCCTCTGTGCTCACATTTGGAATTCCTCGTTGCTGCGACATGGTCAGGTGTGGCCACTTTCCGCACGATGGGTGAGAATTGAGAAAATGAGGGGTTGACCACAGAGCAGCTTCCGGTATACTGAATCTCGCACTTTTTCGGGGCCTTAGCTCAGCTGGGAGAGCGCATGGCTGGCAGCCATGAGGTCAGGGGTTCGATCCCCCTAGGCTCCACCATCAAGTACGGGCGGATCACTCGATCCGCCTTTTTTATTCGAAGCACCCAAGCGCCGCTCGTGTGAAGGTGTACGGGGAGATGTTATGACGCGCGCAAAGCAGGTGGAGCGACTCGGCGATGATGGGGTAGTCATGACCGCATGGCAGATATGGCTGCGCCGATTATGCTTGCTTGTTGTGGTGTGGGCTCTGGCTGAGTTCGCCTTAGGGGCGCTGCTATGGGCGGCGTATCTGCTCAACATTCCCTTACTGGGCGATATAGGCCGCGACCTTGTGTCTCCCGAACTCAGCGTTATGGCATTTCTCGGGGCGTTGCTGAATCTGGTTATTGGCGCTCTTGGAATACGTGGGGCAAAAGACCCGCGCAGGATCACGCTCTTCTTTTGGATAACGTTCATCGACGCCATGCTTACCGCATGGGCTTTGGCCAGCAGTGTGTCGTATGGAAGCTGCGACGTGACGTCGCTCGTAAGCGGTCTGTTCGTGATCGCTCTTGCGGTGTGTGCCTGGCAGGTGCGCGGCCAAACGGGATACTTCGACATACATCCCTAGGCGTCCCGACAGTCAAAGCAAAAAGAGAGCCGTTCCGCGAAGGGAACGGCTCTAAGCCAATCAGGTATGCGTTTTCGGCTAGTTCTCTACTGCTTCCAGCTGTGCGACGATTGTATCAAGGGCGCCCGCCACGTCGTAGTCCTCTACATGGCCCGCGTCGCACAAGCGCGCGAAGGCGGGGTCGATGGGCAAGGTCGCATAGGCGGGAATGTTGTAGCGCTCAGCCACGGCGGCACCTTGAGGTTCACCGAAGATGTAGTGTTTCTTGTCGCACTCGTCGCACACAAAGTACGCCATGTTTTCCACAAGGCCCAAAAGGGCAACATCCATATCGTGTGCGAGGTTTACCGCTTTGCCCACAATCATGGCAACAAGCTCTTGCGGTGCCGACACGGTAACGATGCCGTCAATCGGCAGCGATTGGAATACCGTAAGCAGCACGTCGGAGGTTCCCGGAGGCATGTCGACGAATAGGTAGTCGATGTCGCCCCAGCTTGCTTCACTGTAAAACTGCTTGATGGCGTTGGATACAACCGGACCGCGCCATGCGACAGGAATGTCGTCTTTCGGCAGCATAAGGTTTGTGGATACCACTTTGATACCGCTTTGCGTCTGTGCAGGCAGGATACCATCGGCATCGGCCGTCAACGGGTTCGTGATGCCGAAAGTTTTCGGGATGGAGGGACCCGTCACGTCGGCATCAAGGATGCCGACTGCATAGCCGCGTTTTTTCATTTCGCTGGCAAGCAGGCTGGTCACCAGCGATTTGCCGACACCGCCCTTGCCCGACACCACGCCGATGACATGCTTGATATTTGAGCGAACGTTGGTGTCGATGGTCGTGGGTCCCTGCTGGGTGCGATCGCCACAACCCGACACACCACAGCTTCCGCAGTCGTGCGAACATTCTTCTGCCATGATTCCTTCTTTCTGGGTTTTCAGCGTCCGCTTGCGGTGGACGCGCATCTCGTCATATCGCGCATGATAGCATAAGGCTTATACTTGGTTAAGGAGAATCGACCCCGTGCGAGAGCGTTTGAGCGCTTCGAGCGGGGATGCGTTATTTGAGTGCGCGATGACGGGCCGTGCCCGTGAACGTGCAGTAGGAAGGGAAGCGTACATGCTGTTCGCAAATATAGATTTGCTCGACGAGAACCTGGATTATCGCGCCCATCAGTGGGTTGGTGTGAAGGACGGCCGTATTGCCTACAGAGGCGATACGGAGCCTTCGGCAGAAGAGGCGGCGACGTATGGCGAAGTGTACGACGGGCACGGCAAGGTGCTCATGCCCGCCTTTTACAATGCGCATGCCCACGCGCCCATGACGCTTTTGCGCGGCTATGCCGAAAATCTTCCTTTGCAGGCGTGGCTCAACGACAAAGTGTTTCCCTTCGAGGCAAAAATCACTCCCGAGGACTGCTATTGGGGAACGCTGCTTGCGTGCGCCGAGATGGCACGCTACGGCGTCGTGTCCTTCTCGGACATGTACTACCACATGCAGGAAGGCGCCCGCGCCGCAATCGATGCAGGCCTCAAAATGAATGTGAGCGATACGCTTATCGCCTTCGGCGACGTGGGGCTTGATGATCTGCCGCTGCGTGCGCAGGATGATCGTCTGATTCACGACCTACACAAAGCGGCCGATGGCCGCATCGTGGTGGACTGCAATATCCATGCCGAGTACACGTCGAATCCGCGTGCAGTGGCCGATATGGCCGCCTATGCGAAGGAGCGCGGACTGCGCATTCAGCTGCATGCGTCCGAAACGAAGCTTGAGCACGAGGAATGTCAGCAGCGCCACAATGGCCTGACGCCCGTGCGCTACTTCAAAAGCCTCGGGGTGCTCGATGTGCCGGTGACGATGGCACACTGCGTATGGGTGGATGATGAGGATATCGACATCCTCGCCGCACGGGGTGTATTTGTGGCGGCCAACCCTGCTTCCAATATGAAGCTTGGCAGTGGGTTTGCGCCCATTCCGCGCATGCTTGAGCGCGGCGTGAAGGTGTGCTTGGGTACCGACGGCATGGCTTCGAACAACAATCATGACATGATGCAGGACCTCTATCTGCTGGCGCTTGTGTACAAGGGTTCAACGGGGGACCCCACGGTGGTTTCGCCGAAGCAGGCCCTTGGTGCTGCTACGCGCATGGGCGCGCTTTCACAGGGACGTGAGGATTGCGGTTTGGTGAAGGAGGGGATGAAGGCCGACCTATGCGTGCTTGATGTGACAGGCCCGTCGTGGGCGCCGATGACCGATCCTCTTGGAAACCTGGTGTATGCAGGCCACGGATCTGATGTGTGTCTGACTATGTGTGATGGTCAAGTGGTGTATCGCGACGGCATGTGGCCCTTGGTGGATGTCGAACGGGCGAAGGCCGAAGTGGCTGCGCGTACGAAACGGATCATGGATGAACTGTAGGATGGCTCACAGCGATCTTCCTCAAGAGAAAGCTCGCTTGCGCAAGCTCGTTTTGGCGCGGCGCGATGGTATTCCTGCCGAAGAGCGCGACCGCCGAAGTCGGGTGCTGTGTGAGCGTCTCTCCGCCAGCTGTCAACCGGCAGTGCGACCTCACGCCGTTATTGCCGCCTATCATGCGTTCGGCAGCGAGCCCGATATGCGTCATTTTCTGCATGAGGCCTACGACCGGGGATGTCGCGTGTGTCTTCCGTGTATGGTGCGCGAGAACGTGGACCAGTTGGGAAAACCGTGTTCGCGCATGGTTTTTCTAGAGGTCGATCGAGAATCGTTCGAAGCGTGCGAACTTCCGTTTCTCGCTCAACCCACAAAGGCGCTGGAGAGGGACGATCCTATTCTTGCTCAGTTTTCGGTCGTGGAACCAACCGATATCGATGTGGTCGTTGTGCCGCTGGTTGCCTGCGATGCGGCCAACAATCGCATGGGATATGGCGGGGGACATTACGACCGTTTTTTGAGCGAGGTACGCAGCGATGTGCTCGTGGTGGGCGTGGGGTTTGCCGAGCAGATGATTGAGGCGGTGCCGCTTGAAGCTCACGACAAGGCGCTTCATCGCGTCGTGACTGCGTAAAGGAATGTCTTCGGACTTACGGGGGAGAGGGCTATCGCTTTATGCGACAGCGGCCGTATTCTATTTGCCAACAAGCTTTTTGATGCCGCCAGCTGCAATTACGGCACCGCCGCCGATGGCGAGCAGTCCCGGTCCCGGCAGAATGAGCATGGGCACTCCGACGAGCATAACAGCTCCACCGACGGCTGTTTGAACGGCGCCAGCTAACCGTCGCGGCTTCTTTGTCGTTTTATTGTCGATAACGGCAGCATGGGCTACGTCGCTTGCGACGGTCTTGGCTGCTTTCGCGGCATTCCCATAAGAAGGTCCCTGAAACGTGGTGGCCGTTTTTTTGGCGGCGTTCTTTGCTTTATCGCGTACGGATTCGACGGGGTCGATATCGATGATGGGTTCGCGTTTGCTCATGGTTGCCTCATTTGCGGTCGGAGGGCGGGCTTCGCTGCTATCTCTTCGATTATACGAGGGAGCCTAGGGGGTAGAGGGTGAAGAACGCTTCCGCTCAGATGATTCGTCATCATTCGGTAACGTTGCGTTCGCGAGTTCTTCAAACTTCTGCGCGAAACGTGCGAGCGCATTTTGCATGAAGGATGGCATGCTATTTCAACTCGTGCGTCCACATGCAGTACAATAAACAAGTTTGAGTATCGCATTGCCGCGTTCGAACGTCGGCGAATGCCCGAAAGCAGTACCAAGGAGCAAGGAACTAACGATATGACGGACTTCATGAACGAGTATTGCATGCACACCGCCACGTGTGGCGAGCTACGCCGCGAAGATGTGGGGCGCGAGGTCGTGCTCACAGGTTGGGCGTGGCACAACCGCGACCACGGCGGCCTTATCTTTATCGACCTGCGCGACCGTGCGGGTTACACGCAGGTGGTCGTCGACCCCGATTGCGTAAGCGCCGAAGACTTCGCGAAGGCTGAGCATCTCGGTCGCGAGTATGTGCTTAAAGTGACCGGCAAGGTGCGCGAGCGTGGTGCTGATGCCGTGAATCCGAATATGGCCACCGGGGAGATTGAGGTGTTGGCCACCTCCGTTGAGGTGCTGAACACGAGCGTAACCCCGCCGTTTTCCATCGAAGATGGCATTGAAACCGATGAAACCACGCGTATGAAGTGGCGTTACTTGGATATTCGCCGCCCTGAGATGTACGAAGCTCTGCACTTGCGCCACACGGTGGCCCAAGCTATGCGTTCAGCGCTCAACGAGCGTGGCTTTTTGGAGGTGGAGACGCCCATCCTTGCGAATTCTACGCCTGAAGGTGCGCGTGACTACATTGTGCCGAGCCGTCCGAATCCCGGCAAGTTTTATGCGCTGCCGCAGAGCCCCCAGCAGTTCAAGCAGATGCTCATGTGCGCCGGCATCGAACGCTACTACCAAATTGCACGCTGCTTCCGTGATGAGGACCTGCGTGCCGACCGTCAGCCTGAGTTCACGCAGGTTGACATCGAAATGAGCTTCGTCGAAGAAGACGACGTATTGCGTCTGATGGAGGACGTGATGGCCGAGGTGCTGGCCGCCGTGGGCGTAGAGCACGAATTCCCGCTGCCGCGCATGCCTTATGCTGAGGCCATGGAGCGTTTCGGCAACGATCGCCCCGACACACGCTTCGGCATGGAGCTTCAGGATATTACCGACATTGTGAAGGACACGGGCTTTAAGGTGTTCTCGAGTGTCGCTCAATCCGGCGGCGTGGTGAAGGCTATCAACGCGAAGGGTGCGGGCGACTGGAGTCGCGGCGAGGTGGAGAAGCTTGCCGACATCGCCGCTGCCAATGGCGCGAAGGGCATGGCCTGGATCGCGTTCACCACCGACGGTGCCGAGAAGAGCCCCATCATCAAGTTCTTCAGCGACGAGGAGTTCGCTGCGCTCAAGGAAGCCATGGATGTGGAACCGGGCGACCTGCTGCTGTTCGCGGCCGACAAGCCCGAAGTGGCCAACGCTGTTCTTTCCGCATTGCGCTTGCATATGGCCGATGCGCTTGACATTCCACGCGAGGGGCACAACCTGCTGTGGGTTGTGAACTTCCCTATGTTCAAGTATGACGAGGACGAGAAGAAGTACGCTGCCGAGCACCATCCGTTCACGCAGATTCGCGTGGAGGATTTGGACAAGA encodes:
- a CDS encoding helix-turn-helix transcriptional regulator, translated to MYAEGAAEFSSQPHSSYMAFDFVTAFVLVVLAALSYHVAPLYRRRFVMPLTALLLVVCTLLNFLPVFSPANSYVSMNAIAIVFGAVGIALYLMLWSELYGCIGPLKVALYYAAGIMVSALVLWVLKSTSLICLFVCMCVLPIILMISLWRAYAHLSLDDVPKAPVAKSSFPWKPALAMAVYAFARGMQVSLSSDDVGASSSIGFFGGALLVYIGIAWKREDFNFSSLWKIAMPLMLLSLFPWGRFLPFGSTLSGTLSLAAYALMLILMMSILGNISYRYGVCALWLFAIERATRLVAVQLGELWGGNLGAATMLSPEASQIVANVVFVVLIVITALMFASERQIDSSWGIILKMPISRDTSLALAKTRLGVRCHELAQSYELTAREEEILLLIFQQNKPRDIARILQIELNTVNTHIKHVYQKLGTHSRKETLALLGIE
- a CDS encoding tryptophan-rich sensory protein, whose amino-acid sequence is MPNHAYRATTAPGVVQRARSTKTGRKLERGGYLTAEVVAVWIAYFFTIIGNAIIEGGQVGGTTSATVAYGVFTWFTPAGYVFAIWSLVYVALIFWLVAFTRQAPMRSKRLSTTAILFIASSVLNVLWLALWHFELVALSFIVILAEWAVLAALYFNVRQTAKTASGWVPISIYTAWVTVATLANMAILITRLLDGGVAFFNGLSVIALTAGVLVLGYVMKRSYNDAVFPLVFLWALIGVGIHVAEVSWFVATIVFLLCIAGAVVTFVPLAKVRAALRS
- a CDS encoding U32 family peptidase: MLVSANRGLAEELDVASSVMSLRPSIPELLAPAGGRVQLEAALRFGADAVYLATDRFGLRQRAENFALEEIPAAVDYAHAAGAKVYVTLNAIMDADDLEVLPAHMEALAAAKVDAFIVSDLGALRLAKRHAPQMALHVSTQASVSNAEAACAWYELGASRVVCSREMSVDDIARMRAATPRELELEAFVHGAMCMAVSGRCLLSSAMTGRSGNKGHCTQPCRWSYALVEEKRPGEFFPVEEDTRGTYVMNAQDLNMIAHLDDLAAAGVDSFKIEGRNKKAFYVATVVHAYRAVLDGADPAEVAPELLTISHRPYSTGFYYGQADQSPDCDGYMRECLHAATVLSCDATGEGHWRATVRCFNRFCEGDSLEVLSPQRPLFEATVRNLAWLPNGGVGSTAPSPQPTAVANRSAMCYAFDTTTALHVGDILRMRVASE
- a CDS encoding FAD-binding protein: MEVTRRSFIKGSLALGALTAGGAALSACAPTQADKANEMSDDASQGRWSWSIAPRPIDDSQVSETLDCDVCIVGAGVAGNPAALYATMQGLKVVVLQKGSKNQVNGQASGIWNDIHEDELGIKTDVLVDLQKYADYADGKANIKLVRNIMQATGPAYAWLTSIITEPKPTFSKSGDHVRYQFILNDDIATRYEGWMQFHDNIVARAEQEAATYRYDTPAVQLIQANDGTINGVFGQAKDDSYVKVNAAKGVILCTGDISDDEEMLEAFCPEMIGVPTRHGAPCNTGDGLKMGLWVGASIDNPPSGVQMHIDPSGLPFYSPFSGIPWLHVNIKGERFTNENVNFQNISTAIAAQPEHRAFQIIDSHLMEHATDYKNGGRPGTQEALDTALEAGAILKADTLEELCEVANLPYDAVKKTVDRYNELVDKGIDEDYAVDASVFSWNGIKDAPFYAMERMPARLVAAQGLTCNEYLQVLNTDFEPIPKLYAAGNVQGSFFGYDYPVNGFGGFSNSRSVTGGILAVKSLMGTFDDPII
- the cysS gene encoding cysteine--tRNA ligase — encoded protein: MIRLYDTKRRTKVDFESRERGKVGMYVCGPTVYNYIHVGNARTFISFDVIRRYFMWRGFDVTYVWNITDVDDKIIAKANEEGRSAADVAAEYTQAFIEDMHKVNVLDPTVRPKATEEIPSMLELIAELIESGHAYEVDGDVYFSVRSYPAYGELSGRNVDEMESGHRELRAESTGAANVADRKRDPLDFALWKAAKPGEPAWESPWGMGRPGWHIECSAMSRKYLGLPFDIHGGGGDLVFPHHENERAQSEAACGCTFANHWMHGGMLQINSEKMSKSLGNFKLLRDVLEHTSPEVLRFLMLQTHYRSPLDFSDERLTEADAALCRIGNAVKNLDWLLENASDIPSPLDIRALMARTKEAKLAFILAMDDDFNTCKALGEVFDFIADVNAQTVGKSISVSDVPAVRDARELIVELMGVFGIDLAAVSGNACAAEAYPAEVISLAAEIAGYTGADAAEAVEALLAARADARAAKDWSRADAVRDGLTDLGFTIEDTPQGARVSYEG
- a CDS encoding Mrp/NBP35 family ATP-binding protein, producing the protein MAEECSHDCGSCGVSGCGDRTQQGPTTIDTNVRSNIKHVIGVVSGKGGVGKSLVTSLLASEMKKRGYAVGILDADVTGPSIPKTFGITNPLTADADGILPAQTQSGIKVVSTNLMLPKDDIPVAWRGPVVSNAIKQFYSEASWGDIDYLFVDMPPGTSDVLLTVFQSLPIDGIVTVSAPQELVAMIVGKAVNLAHDMDVALLGLVENMAYFVCDECDKKHYIFGEPQGAAVAERYNIPAYATLPIDPAFARLCDAGHVEDYDVAGALDTIVAQLEAVEN